Genomic segment of Apium graveolens cultivar Ventura chromosome 7, ASM990537v1, whole genome shotgun sequence:
CTGTTCCTTCGCAATTTCTCCATATTGCATAAGCGATCGAGCTATTTGGAAAATTAGAAGAGATGTCAGTAGAAGAGGTGGTGGGCTCGTTAAAAGCCCATGAGGAACGTGTTCGAGGCGAAACAGACACAGGGGCAGGCCAAGGATAACTTCTGTTGACTGAAGAGGAATGGAAGCAAAGAGAAAACCAAGAGGATAAATTACTGTTGACTCCTGAAGAAATGGATGAAACGAAACAACAAAGGACGGAACGAGTACAAGGGCAATGAACCAGCTCAGTGGGATACGTGACAGGAGCAAAGTACGTTACTTCAATTGCCAGGGACTTGGGCATTTCGCTGCAGAGTGCAGGAAACCTCGTCGTGACAGAGAGATGGGTAAGGAGGTAAACCTGTCACAAATACAAGGAGATGAGCCGGCCTTGTTGGTGGCCGAAATCGAGAATGAGGATAAAGTTAGCATATTGGTAAAGGAAGGAAATGTGTTCCCAAAGCTATGAGCAAAGGGCGAGTCACAAAGACGATCACAAGTGTGGTACCTCGATAATGGGCCAGCAACCACATGACTGGCGAAGAAGGGAAATTCAAAACTTTGGACAAAAGCGTGACTAGGACAGGTTAAATTTGGTGATGGGTTTGTGGTGTACATAAGAGGGAAGGGAGATATCTTATTCAAGTGTAAGAATGGGGAAGACAGAGTGTTCACAGACGTCTTCTTCATACCCGACCTTTGCAACAACATAATAAGCTTGGGACAATTGTCCGAGGGTGGAAATAAAATTGTGATGGACGGAGAGTACATGTGGGTCTATGCACAAAGTGGGAGAACATTAATGAAGGTGAAAAAGTCTGAGAATCGCTTGTATAAAATTAGCCTTGAAGACAATGGCCCTATGTGTTTGATGGTAAAAACAGAGCAGGAGACATGGTTGTGGCATAATCGCCTTGGCCACGTGAACATTCAGGCCCTTGAATTAATGTCAAGGGAGAAGATGACTAGAGGGATTCCAAAGCTCGTTCAACCAACTAGGAGATGTGAGGGATGTCTGATGTCAAAGCAACCCAGGAGCCCATTCCCATCTAGTACAACGTTTAAAGCCGAAAAGAAGCTAGAGCTGGTGTATGCACACCTGTGCGGACCATCACGCCCACTACACCAGGAGGTAACCGTTATTTTCTATTATTTGTAGATGACTTTAGTAGAAGGATGTTGGTGTATTTGTTGAAGGAGAAGAGTAGTGCATTTGATGCGTTTAAGAAATTCAAGTCGTTGGTTGAAAATAGAAGTGAGTTGAAAATCAAAATGTTAAGAACGGATCAAGGAGGAGAGTTTTGCTCAAAAGAGTTTAACTCATTTTATGAGGACTCAGGGATTGAACGCCAATATACCGCCCCATACACCCCGCAGCAAAACGAGGTGGTTGAAAGGAGGAATAGAACAGTAGCAGCCATGGTCAGAAGTTTCATCAAGGAATCATAACTACCCGCCGTGGATGTGGGGTGAGGCTGTAAGGCACTCAAATTATGTACTAAACAGACTTCCAACTCGAGTGCTGGAGGGAAAAACGCCATATGAGGCATGGAGTGGAAGGATGCCAGATTTAAGTCATTTAAGTGTGTTTGGTTGCTGCGTGTACATGAAAATACCAACTGTGAACGTCAAGAAATTAGACGATCGAAGTCGAAGGATGATTTACCTTGGAAGAGAGCCAGGGACTAAGGGAAATAGGCTTTATGACCCCATGACAGGATCAATGCATAAAAGCAGGGATGTAGTATTCTTTGAGGACGAGTTTTGGTCATGGGAAAAAGCTGAAACCATTGAAATTTTAATTCCAGGACAAGTATTGGAGGTTGAAGAAACACCAGTGGTTGAACATCGCGACACAGCAGAACAGGAGGAGAGGACACCTGTTCAAATACCTCGTGACACAACAGAGGGTGAGTTCACAAAAAACACAGATATATCAAGTGCTGAGAGCAGCGAACCACGACGATACAGGCCATTACATGAAATATACAACGAAACTGAGATGATAGAAATGATTGACGAGGTCATGTTACTAAAGGTAGAAGAGCCCACACATTACAGTGAAGCAGTGAGTGAGCAGGAGTGGGTGGAGGCCATGAAAACCGAAGTTGAAATGATTGAAAAGAATAATACCTAGGAGCTTACCGATTTACCAGCTGGGCATAAACCTGTGGGGCTAAAATGGGTCTATAAACTAGAGAAAGACACAGAAGGAAATGTAGTAAAGCATAAAGCCAGACTTGTGGCCAAGGAATAGATTATAACGAAGTGTTCGCTCCTGTAGCAAGGTTGGACACCATAAGGTTGTTACTAGCTCTGGCAGCAAAAGAAGGATGGCAGGTGCACCACCTTGACCTAAAGTATGCAATTTTAAACGGAGAATTACTTGATAAAGTGTACGTTACTCAGCCGGAAGGGTTTGTTAAAAAGGACAGGAATATAAAGTGTATCGACTGTTGAAGGCGTTGTACGGGCTACGACAGGCCCCAAGGGCATGAAATGCAAGGCTGGACAAGTGCTTAACAAAATTGGGGTTTGTAAAGTGCCAACACGAACAGGCTGTGT
This window contains:
- the LOC141674800 gene encoding uncharacterized protein LOC141674800 → MWGEAVRHSNYVLNRLPTRVLEGKTPYEAWSGRMPDLSHLSVFGCCVYMKIPTVNVKKLDDRSRRMIYLGREPGTKGNRLYDPMTGSMHKSRDVVFFEDEFWSWEKAETIEILIPGQVLEVEETPVVEHRDTAEQEERTPVQIPRDTTEGEFTKNTDISSAESSEPRRYRPLHEIYNETEMIEMIDEVMLLKVEEPTHYSEAVSEQEWVEAMKTEVEMIEKNNT